The Benincasa hispida cultivar B227 chromosome 9, ASM972705v1, whole genome shotgun sequence genome has a segment encoding these proteins:
- the LOC120085766 gene encoding LOW QUALITY PROTEIN: protease Do-like 2, chloroplastic (The sequence of the model RefSeq protein was modified relative to this genomic sequence to represent the inferred CDS: inserted 2 bases in 1 codon): MAAAVASSCFSAFDSTVKFRSSFPSRSRLPTPQRSIVSLTPTAIDNRRNASGSKRRSSSAASSSSGNFDVERESAPHDPFLRKSKDGIALLYQRENNAQRNPGRLQTAAYKSFGMQRKDKKELAYTTEEQVEPGNLQDAAFLNAVVKVYCTHTAPDYSLPWQKQRQFTSTGSAFMIGDGKLLTNAHCVEHDTQVKVKKRGDDTKYVAKVLARGVDCDIALLSVENEEFWKGAEPLKFGNLPCLQDAVTVVGYPLGGDTISVTRGVVSRIEVTSYAHGSSDLLGIQIDAAINPGNSGGPAFNDQGECIGVAFQVYRSEEVENIGYVIPTTVVSHFLDDYERNGKYTGFPSLGVLLQKLENPALRACLRVKSNEGVLVRRVEPTSDANNVLKEGDVIVSFDDIKIGCEGTVPFRTNERIVFRYLISQKFAGDVAELGIIRSGEHIKAKVILNPRVHLVPFHVDGGQPSYLIIAGLVFTPLSEPLIDEECEDSIGLKLLAKARYSLASFKGEQIVILSQVLANEVNIGYEDMGNQQVLKLNGTRIXNIHHLTHLVDTCNDTFLVFEFEENYIAVLEREAAIAASSCILKDYGIPSERSSDLLEPYVDISGDDKGPVDQNYGDSPVSNVEMGFEGLLWA; the protein is encoded by the exons ATGGCTGCAGCAGTGGCCAGTAGCTGCTTCTCTGCATTTGACTCTACCGTCAAATTCCGCTCCTCATTTCCCTCCCGGAGCCGCCTGCCCACGCCGCAGCGATCAATTGTTTCGCTCACTCCTACTGCCATCGATAACCGGAGAAACGCTTCCGGCTCTAAACGACGCTCCTCTTCGGCCGCTTCTTCCTCTTCTGGCAACTTCGACGTCGAG AGGGAATCTGCACCACATGATCCATTTCTTCGAAAATCAAAAGATGGCATAGCATTGCTGTATCAGAGAGAAAACAATGCCCAAAGAAATCCTGGCCGACTGCAGACAGCAGCTTATAAATCATTTGGCATGCAGAGGAAAGATAAAAAAGAGTTGGCCTATACAACCGAAGAGCAG GTTGAACCAGGGAATCTCCAAGATGCAGCTTTTCTGAATGCCGTTGTGAAG GTTTATTGTACCCATACTGCTCCAGATTATTCCCTACCATGGCAGAAACAAAGGCAGTTTACAAGTACTGGGAG TGCTTTTATGATTGGTGATGGTAAACTCTTGACAAATGCACATTGTGTAGAACATGATACACAG GTCAAAGTAAAGAAAAGGGGAGATGATACCAAGTACGTAGCTAAG GTTTTAGCCAGAGGAGTTGATTGTGATATAGCTTTACTTTCAGTTGAAAATGAGGAGTTTTGGAAAGGAGCCGAACCACTAAAGTTTGGGAATTTGCCTTGCCTTCAG GATGCTGTGACTGTTGTGGGATATCCCCTCGGGGGAGACACCATATCAGTGACTAGGGGAGTTGTGTCACGTATTGAG GTTACATCCTATGCTCACGGGTCATCAGATCTGTTGGGCATTCAAATTGATGCTGCCATAAATCCTG GTAATAGTGGTGGTCCTGCATTCAATGACCAAGGGGAATGCATTGGAGTGGCATTTCAG GTTTATAGATCTGAAGAAGTTGAGAACATTGGATATGTTATTCCAACTACAGTTGTATCTCATTTTCTGGACGATTATGAAAGGAATGGGAAATATACTG GTTTTCCTTCCCTTGGAGTTTTATTGCAGAAGTTGGAAAATCCAGCATTGCGTGCTTGTTTGAGGGTGAAGTCAAATGAG GGTGTATTGGTGCGGCGTGTAGAACCTACATCTGATGCTAATAATGTCCTAAAAGAG GGAGATGTCATTGTTAGCTTCGATGATATTAAAATTGGATGTGAAGGAACAGTACCTTTCCGGACAAATGAGCGCATAGTATTTCGATACCTCATCAGTCAAAA ATTTGCTGGTGATGTTGCCGAGCTTGGTATTATTAGATCAGGAGAGCATATCAAAGCCAAAGTCATTCTCAATCCACGCGTGCACTTG GTTCCCTTTCACGTTGATGGTGGTCAGCCCTCTTATCTAATAATTGCTGGCTTGGTGTTTACTCCACTCTCTGAACCTCTAATAGA CGAAGAATGTGAAGATTCTATTGGG TTAAAATTACTGGCGAAGGCACGCTATTCCTTGGCAAGTTTCAAAGGGGAACAAATAGTGATCCTGTCGCAG GTCCTGGCAAACGAAGTGAACATTGGATACGAGGATATGGGGAATCAGCAG GTTTTAAAACTGAATGGAACTCGAAT AAATATCCATCACTTAACACACCTTGTTGACA CCTGCAACGACACATTCTTGGTTTTCGAATTTGAAGAGAACTACATTGCCGTTCTTGAGAGGGAGGCTGCTATTGCAGCTTCGTCCTGCATACTCAAAGATTACGGTATTCCATCCGAAAGGTCCTCAGATCTTTTGGAGCCATACGTAGATATATCAGGAGACGACAAAGGACCAGTAGATCAGAATTACGGTGATAGTCCTGTCTCCAATGTAGAAATGGGCTTTGAGGGACTTCTTTGGGCATAG